A DNA window from Haladaptatus cibarius D43 contains the following coding sequences:
- a CDS encoding MIP/aquaporin family protein, with product MAEEYWRAKYVNELVGTFILILLGDGAVVVSVLTGGFDLFGVAVLWGFGVMFAVYWVGGVSEGHINPAVTIANAVWRDFPWKHVPGYVVAQTTGAFLAAATLFVTWSGYYQQFSQANNVVRGEPGSSITGMTLWTFFPNPVFAGVKVGDFQTLQEAAFLVSFPQAFFSEVVITAILVAVIFALVDDWNPMGTRATPGLAAALIGLLVAALVQYEAPVSMAALNPARDLGPRIFGYLAGWGEIAFPGPRGGWWLPATSTTVGGIIGGGLYDLLTRRYVKKLEEQDIEPEEPAVHDEEQERPAGGS from the coding sequence ATGGCAGAAGAGTACTGGCGAGCGAAATACGTAAACGAACTCGTCGGAACCTTCATCCTCATTCTGCTCGGGGACGGCGCAGTCGTCGTTTCCGTGCTGACGGGTGGATTCGACCTATTCGGCGTGGCCGTGCTGTGGGGATTCGGCGTGATGTTCGCGGTGTACTGGGTCGGCGGCGTTTCGGAGGGCCACATCAACCCGGCGGTGACGATTGCCAACGCCGTCTGGCGCGATTTCCCGTGGAAACACGTTCCAGGCTACGTCGTTGCCCAGACTACAGGAGCATTTCTCGCCGCCGCGACGCTGTTCGTGACGTGGTCTGGCTACTACCAGCAGTTCAGTCAGGCGAACAACGTGGTTCGTGGCGAACCGGGCAGTTCCATCACGGGGATGACCCTCTGGACGTTCTTCCCGAACCCGGTGTTCGCAGGCGTGAAAGTTGGCGATTTCCAGACGCTTCAAGAGGCAGCGTTCCTCGTCTCATTTCCGCAAGCGTTCTTCAGCGAAGTGGTCATCACGGCCATCCTCGTCGCGGTCATCTTCGCGCTCGTGGACGACTGGAATCCGATGGGAACGCGAGCGACGCCCGGCCTCGCGGCGGCCCTCATCGGTCTGCTCGTCGCCGCACTGGTGCAGTACGAAGCGCCAGTGAGTATGGCCGCACTGAATCCCGCCCGCGACCTCGGTCCACGAATCTTCGGGTATCTCGCCGGATGGGGTGAAATCGCCTTCCCCGGCCCGCGCGGCGGATGGTGGCTCCCGGCCACGTCCACGACCGTCGGCGGCATCATCGGCGGTGGTCTATACGACCTGCTGACACGGCGATACGTCAAGAAACTCGAAGAGCAGGATATCGAACCTGAAGAACCGGCAGTTCACGACGAAGAACAGGAACGACCGGCGGGAGGGAGTTAG
- the dhaL gene encoding dihydroxyacetone kinase subunit DhaL — protein sequence MGTTEQEAVRAAIERIADRMADEKEYLTDLDSAIGDADHGANMNRGFRAVHEKIEGMDDAPPAELVKTVGITLVSEVGGAAGPLYGGSFMTASAELEDGVTAESSVAFAEAFLEKVKDRGDAPVGAKTMVDAITPAVHTYKKSIEEDDLEPVEALTKAVDACERGVNFTTPIRATKGRASYLGWRSVGHQDPGATSTLFIVEAIRETAVEYLGDGDLEPDATSPTVPDEAPAEAKDDEEAGGAEEKNETQEDA from the coding sequence ATGGGAACCACCGAGCAAGAAGCAGTCCGCGCGGCAATCGAACGCATCGCAGACCGGATGGCCGACGAAAAGGAGTACCTGACCGACCTCGACTCCGCCATCGGCGACGCAGACCACGGAGCGAACATGAACCGCGGCTTTCGGGCGGTTCACGAAAAAATCGAGGGGATGGACGACGCGCCGCCCGCCGAACTCGTCAAAACGGTCGGGATAACCCTCGTCTCCGAAGTCGGCGGGGCCGCTGGGCCGCTGTACGGCGGGTCGTTCATGACCGCCAGCGCGGAACTCGAAGACGGAGTCACGGCGGAATCGAGCGTGGCGTTCGCCGAGGCGTTTCTGGAAAAAGTGAAAGACCGGGGCGACGCACCCGTCGGCGCGAAAACGATGGTCGATGCCATCACGCCCGCGGTTCACACCTATAAGAAATCCATCGAGGAAGACGACCTCGAACCGGTAGAAGCGCTGACGAAAGCGGTTGACGCCTGCGAGCGCGGCGTGAACTTCACGACGCCGATTCGGGCGACGAAAGGGAGAGCCTCCTATCTGGGTTGGCGCTCCGTCGGCCACCAAGACCCCGGCGCGACGAGCACGCTGTTCATCGTGGAAGCGATTCGGGAAACCGCGGTCGAGTATCTGGGCGACGGCGACCTCGAACCGGATGCCACCTCGCCGACGGTGCCGGACGAAGCGCCCGCGGAAGCGAAGGACGATGAGGAAGCGGGAGGAGCGGAGGAGAAAAACGAAACGCAGGAGGACGCATAG
- the dhaM gene encoding dihydroxyacetone kinase phosphoryl donor subunit DhaM: MVGLVVVSHSERAAEGIREIAAEMAGDTQIEAVGGDGDGGIGTNATDIQETIDSISDGEAAVLVDLGSAVMNAELAIEMSDNDAKIADAPVLEGAVNAAVSATSPKATLDSVLEAAEEAGEISKV; the protein is encoded by the coding sequence ATGGTCGGACTCGTCGTCGTTTCACACAGCGAGCGCGCCGCCGAGGGAATCCGAGAAATCGCCGCCGAAATGGCTGGCGACACGCAAATCGAAGCGGTCGGTGGCGACGGAGACGGCGGCATCGGAACCAACGCGACGGACATTCAGGAGACGATTGACTCGATTTCCGATGGAGAAGCAGCCGTATTGGTTGACCTCGGAAGCGCGGTGATGAACGCCGAACTCGCCATCGAGATGTCGGACAACGACGCGAAAATCGCGGACGCGCCGGTTCTGGAGGGCGCGGTCAACGCCGCTGTTTCGGCAACCAGTCCCAAAGCGACCCTCGATTCCGTGCTGGAAGCGGCGGAGGAAGCGGGCGAGATTTCGAAGGTGTAG
- a CDS encoding HPr family phosphocarrier protein, with protein sequence MERTVTIVPEDGLHARPAAKFVTTAGEFDAEITVATEENGPVNAGSMISVTTLDARQGDEVHLVAEGKDAESALDALEDVLTTPEGES encoded by the coding sequence ATGGAGCGAACAGTAACCATCGTCCCAGAAGACGGCCTCCACGCTCGACCCGCGGCGAAGTTCGTCACCACCGCGGGCGAGTTCGACGCCGAGATTACGGTCGCCACCGAGGAAAACGGCCCGGTAAACGCAGGAAGCATGATTTCCGTCACGACCCTCGACGCTCGGCAGGGCGACGAGGTTCACCTCGTCGCCGAGGGAAAGGACGCGGAATCGGCCCTCGATGCACTGGAAGACGTTCTCACGACGCCGGAGGGTGAGTCGTGA
- a CDS encoding lamin tail domain-containing protein, which produces MSLKSSLLVVCLVSAVVLAGCSSVPSSTTQTNAPAGETGDQSAGETTGEAWTVTITRIVDGDTVEFEYRNGTQETARLLGVDTPEVHTANDPEEFEGVPNDESGATCLRDWGHKASEFARSELADEQVTISFDPNEGPRDRYDRLLVYIRDDGKSFNYQLVKQGYARVYDSKFEQRERFYSAESEAQQEKVGLWACRDGSGGSGSSQTTDGSSGTTGLTIAQIHADAEGNDHENLNDEYIVLRNSGNDALDISGWTVSDEADHTYRVPSGTSLESGARVTLYTGSGSDSESELYWGSDGAVWNNGDDTITVRNASDDVVLRKEYSG; this is translated from the coding sequence GTGTCTCTCAAGTCGTCGCTTTTGGTCGTGTGCCTCGTCTCGGCAGTCGTCCTCGCAGGCTGTTCGTCTGTGCCGTCTTCGACGACGCAGACGAACGCTCCCGCAGGCGAAACGGGCGACCAGAGCGCCGGAGAAACAACAGGCGAAGCGTGGACGGTCACCATCACGAGAATCGTGGATGGCGACACGGTGGAGTTCGAATACCGGAACGGAACGCAGGAGACGGCCAGACTGCTCGGCGTGGACACACCCGAGGTGCACACCGCAAACGACCCCGAGGAGTTCGAAGGCGTCCCGAACGACGAATCCGGAGCGACCTGCCTGCGCGACTGGGGCCACAAAGCGAGCGAGTTCGCGCGGAGCGAACTCGCGGACGAGCAGGTGACGATTTCTTTCGACCCGAACGAAGGCCCCCGCGACAGGTACGACCGACTGCTGGTGTACATCCGCGACGACGGGAAGTCGTTCAACTATCAGTTGGTAAAGCAGGGCTACGCCCGCGTCTACGACAGCAAGTTCGAACAGCGCGAGCGATTCTATTCCGCTGAATCGGAGGCTCAGCAGGAGAAAGTCGGATTGTGGGCGTGTAGAGATGGTTCGGGCGGTTCGGGTAGTTCCCAAACCACGGATGGCAGTAGTGGCACGACTGGCCTCACCATCGCCCAGATTCACGCCGATGCAGAAGGCAACGACCACGAGAACCTGAACGACGAGTACATCGTCCTACGAAACAGCGGAAACGACGCTCTCGACATTTCGGGATGGACGGTTTCGGACGAGGCAGACCATACCTACCGCGTTCCGTCCGGCACTTCGCTGGAATCGGGCGCGAGGGTCACGCTCTACACCGGAAGTGGTTCTGATTCGGAATCCGAACTGTACTGGGGGTCTGATGGTGCGGTTTGGAACAACGGCGACGATACGATTACCGTTCGGAATGCGAGTGATGACGTGGTTCTGCGGAAGGAATATTCAGGATAG
- a CDS encoding DNA adenine methylase, with product MAEPVLKWAGGKRQILHEIRACFPPESDVDAYHEPFFGGGALFFKTGPHSSGTINDINERLMSFYRVVRDSPNALIEVLEEFDGPESDPDPNRKFSKANRKGKEVDQYYYQQRELYNRRPNGEEYDEVEEAALLMYLNRTCYNGLYRENNSGEFNVPIGRHSSADWVQASRIMNASRALADIGIYYGDFSYVLDHATEDDLVYFDPPYEPVSHTSSFVEYSSKEFDTEEQERLSEVAVELNEIGAHVVVSNSPPMRDLYQYLDEFRVHDVGAKRHINSDGEGRGKVGEIIVTNVPEDNRREKTAYLDQFVETDTGQT from the coding sequence ATGGCTGAGCCGGTTCTCAAATGGGCAGGCGGGAAGCGCCAAATACTACACGAAATACGTGCGTGCTTTCCGCCTGAGTCTGATGTAGACGCCTACCACGAGCCTTTTTTCGGTGGGGGTGCGCTCTTTTTCAAAACAGGGCCACACAGCAGTGGTACAATAAATGACATAAACGAACGACTGATGTCATTCTATCGCGTCGTTCGTGACTCACCGAATGCACTTATCGAGGTGCTGGAAGAATTTGACGGCCCAGAATCCGATCCAGACCCTAACCGTAAGTTTTCGAAGGCGAACCGCAAAGGAAAGGAAGTTGACCAGTACTACTACCAACAGCGCGAACTATACAACCGGAGACCAAACGGAGAAGAGTATGATGAGGTAGAAGAAGCCGCACTCCTCATGTATCTCAACCGTACGTGCTATAATGGTCTTTACAGGGAAAACAACAGTGGCGAGTTTAACGTTCCAATTGGCCGCCATTCCAGCGCAGATTGGGTACAGGCCTCTCGAATCATGAACGCATCTCGGGCCTTAGCAGACATAGGGATCTACTATGGGGACTTCTCGTATGTTCTTGACCACGCTACCGAAGACGACCTCGTGTACTTCGATCCTCCATACGAGCCAGTCAGTCATACATCGAGCTTCGTGGAGTATTCCTCGAAGGAGTTCGATACAGAGGAACAAGAACGACTCAGCGAGGTCGCAGTCGAGTTAAACGAAATCGGCGCTCATGTCGTTGTCTCCAATTCTCCCCCGATGCGAGATCTGTACCAGTATCTCGACGAGTTTCGAGTCCACGATGTCGGTGCGAAACGCCACATAAACTCCGACGGCGAAGGGCGAGGAAAGGTCGGCGAAATTATCGTAACCAACGTACCCGAAGACAATCGACGTGAGAAAACCGCCTACCTTGACCAATTCGTAGAGACCGATACCGGTCAAACGTAA
- a CDS encoding aldo/keto reductase has product MEYRTLGATGTKVSELCFGTWRFAKESNGTVETDRKTAHDLLDTAWENGINFIDTANVYGDPNGTSEEWIGDWLADYDREDFVIASKVYFPFDSDNPNGRGLSRKHIQKQIQGTLDRLGTDYLDLYYIHRWDEETPIEETLSTLNGLVEDGKVNYLGASSMAAWQLTKALWESDVNDFARFDVTQPMYHAAAGGDVEDYLDVCADQDIAVCPYSPLAGGFLTGKYDRDGEVPEGSRGDITDRFEDYYMSEDGWQVLDEIQSIADELDATPAQVALRWLVQQRDFSCIPIVGARTTEQLEENVGAADIELSAEQYDRIADAS; this is encoded by the coding sequence ATGGAGTACAGAACACTCGGTGCAACCGGTACGAAAGTCTCGGAACTCTGTTTCGGTACGTGGCGATTCGCCAAGGAATCCAACGGCACGGTCGAAACCGACCGCAAGACGGCCCACGATTTGCTCGATACAGCGTGGGAAAACGGCATCAACTTCATCGACACCGCGAACGTCTACGGCGACCCGAACGGAACCAGCGAAGAGTGGATAGGCGATTGGCTCGCGGACTACGACCGCGAGGACTTCGTCATCGCCTCGAAGGTCTACTTCCCGTTCGACAGCGACAACCCGAACGGACGCGGCCTCTCGCGCAAGCACATCCAAAAACAGATTCAGGGGACACTCGACCGACTCGGAACCGACTACCTCGACCTGTACTACATCCACCGGTGGGACGAGGAAACGCCAATCGAGGAGACGCTTTCGACCCTGAACGGCCTCGTAGAGGATGGAAAGGTGAACTATTTGGGCGCGAGTTCGATGGCGGCGTGGCAGTTGACCAAGGCGCTCTGGGAGAGCGACGTGAACGATTTCGCACGGTTCGACGTGACCCAGCCGATGTATCACGCCGCGGCGGGTGGTGACGTGGAGGATTATCTCGACGTCTGTGCCGACCAAGACATCGCGGTCTGCCCGTATTCGCCACTGGCGGGCGGGTTCCTGACCGGGAAATACGACCGCGACGGCGAGGTTCCGGAAGGCTCTCGCGGCGACATCACCGACCGATTCGAGGACTACTACATGTCCGAGGATGGCTGGCAGGTGTTGGACGAAATCCAGTCCATCGCGGACGAGCTCGATGCGACGCCCGCACAGGTCGCGCTTCGATGGCTCGTCCAACAGCGCGACTTTTCCTGCATTCCAATCGTCGGGGCACGAACGACGGAGCAGTTGGAAGAAAACGTCGGTGCCGCCGATATTGAGCTTTCGGCGGAACAGTACGACCGAATCGCCGACGCGAGCTAA
- the ptsP gene encoding phosphoenolpyruvate--protein phosphotransferase, which translates to MSAESVELSGVGVTPRTGVGNVIWYRGTADLSDLPDPKTVDTDAELERFESACERAHEELDAERERARERVGDDEAEIFDAHKAFLDDPAISGGVETAIENGLPAPHAVRQAFEDPIAKFEGLEGRTAERADDLRDIRDRLLRILTDRDRTDLSDLPDGTILLAERLGPSDTAQLDPETVAGFATVFGGRTSHAAIFARSLGIPAVVGVGDELAQIAEGRPVLVDGTDGLVVIDPDESARERAGDEKAEIITDHVGTRDGNEIEVAANVGTLAELDPANEAGADGIGLFRTEFLFLDRESPPDEDEQYDAYVEALSTFSNERVIVRTLDIGGDKPISYLDTPEEDNPFLGDRGIRRSLGTDADLFETQLRALLRAGTEGNLAVMFPLVSHVEELDAALARVEQVAKALDEDGIEYEVPELGVMIETPGSVFMAESLAERVDFLSIGTNDLTQYVMAASRENEQVADLHDPLHPPVLRAIHRTISAGHDGGAWVGMCGEMAGDPDLTELLVGFGLDELSMSAVTVPEVKSRVRETDSKEAEELAEQVLSVETREEVRKVEK; encoded by the coding sequence GTGAGCGCCGAGTCCGTCGAACTATCGGGGGTCGGCGTGACGCCCCGAACCGGAGTCGGGAACGTGATTTGGTATCGCGGAACGGCGGATTTGTCCGACCTCCCCGACCCGAAAACCGTCGATACCGACGCCGAACTAGAGCGGTTCGAATCGGCGTGCGAACGCGCCCACGAGGAACTAGACGCCGAGCGCGAGCGAGCGCGTGAGCGTGTCGGCGACGACGAAGCAGAAATTTTCGACGCGCACAAGGCGTTTCTCGACGACCCCGCGATTAGCGGGGGCGTCGAAACCGCCATCGAAAACGGACTTCCGGCACCCCACGCGGTTCGACAGGCGTTCGAAGACCCGATAGCGAAATTCGAAGGGTTGGAGGGCCGAACGGCCGAACGAGCGGACGACCTTCGGGACATCCGCGACCGACTGCTGCGGATTCTGACCGACCGCGACCGCACCGACCTCAGCGACCTTCCTGATGGCACAATCCTCCTCGCGGAACGACTCGGGCCGAGCGACACGGCGCAACTCGACCCCGAAACAGTCGCCGGATTCGCAACTGTGTTCGGCGGACGAACCTCGCACGCCGCGATTTTCGCCCGGTCGCTCGGAATTCCCGCCGTGGTCGGCGTCGGCGATGAACTGGCGCAGATCGCCGAAGGGCGACCTGTGCTGGTCGATGGAACGGACGGCCTCGTGGTCATCGACCCGGACGAATCTGCCCGAGAACGAGCAGGCGACGAAAAAGCCGAAATCATCACAGACCACGTCGGAACCCGAGACGGGAACGAAATCGAAGTCGCAGCGAACGTCGGCACCCTCGCCGAACTCGACCCGGCGAACGAAGCGGGCGCAGACGGCATCGGTCTCTTTCGAACCGAATTTCTGTTCCTCGACCGGGAATCTCCGCCGGACGAGGACGAACAGTACGACGCATACGTCGAAGCATTGTCTACCTTCTCAAACGAGCGAGTCATCGTCCGAACCCTCGACATCGGGGGGGACAAACCGATTTCGTACCTCGACACGCCCGAAGAAGACAACCCGTTTTTGGGCGACCGCGGGATTCGGCGCTCGCTCGGAACCGACGCCGACCTGTTCGAAACGCAACTCCGCGCACTGCTCCGCGCCGGGACAGAGGGAAACCTCGCCGTGATGTTTCCGCTCGTCTCCCACGTCGAAGAACTCGACGCCGCACTCGCCCGCGTCGAGCAGGTTGCAAAAGCGTTGGACGAGGATGGAATCGAGTACGAGGTTCCGGAACTCGGCGTGATGATAGAGACGCCGGGGTCTGTGTTCATGGCGGAGTCGCTCGCCGAACGAGTCGATTTCCTCAGCATCGGAACCAACGACCTCACGCAGTACGTGATGGCGGCTTCCCGCGAGAACGAGCAGGTCGCAGATCTGCACGACCCGCTTCACCCGCCGGTTTTGCGGGCGATTCACCGGACGATTTCCGCTGGCCACGACGGCGGCGCGTGGGTCGGCATGTGCGGCGAGATGGCCGGTGACCCAGACCTGACGGAACTGCTGGTCGGCTTTGGACTGGATGAGTTGAGCATGAGCGCCGTGACTGTGCCGGAGGTAAAAAGTCGGGTTCGAGAAACGGATTCGAAGGAGGCAGAAGAACTTGCGGAGCAGGTGCTGTCAGTCGAAACGCGAGAGGAGGTGAGGAAGGTGGAAAAGTAG
- a CDS encoding restriction endonuclease, producing the protein MKRFGAKDELLERSLDIDAEEFEHLSKILVEQVERTNEIELTPFHGDGGIDIRGSIGQDFYWARFGVQVKQYTRNVGSPSMRSFVGALRSHNYQFGSFITSSEFNSGAVEVAEGELSHPIKLIDRDRLTEIMLNHELGVVHIGDEYEIDEDFWDLFGTSTGDNLVKSDAVPQADSFDVIELVMQGLDEGYRFKYELLEYMKAKTGKDWTPRQADYYPQAAWALGYVHKNTEGEYDGRQMRQWSLTRDGEEYLTYLRDGDEDIARESLLKHIQKADIIQSVLERLREESPLSHDELGEIIEKESELNDTTANRRRGTVGKWLNVLPEVRQSRDGQTYKYEYLAKNMSDY; encoded by the coding sequence ATGAAGAGGTTTGGAGCCAAAGACGAACTTCTCGAACGCTCACTCGATATTGATGCTGAGGAGTTTGAACACTTGAGTAAGATTCTCGTTGAGCAGGTAGAGCGAACGAACGAAATAGAACTGACTCCTTTTCATGGTGACGGAGGTATCGACATCCGCGGTTCCATTGGACAAGATTTCTACTGGGCTCGCTTCGGCGTGCAAGTCAAGCAATATACGAGGAATGTAGGGAGTCCATCAATGCGAAGTTTCGTTGGTGCGCTCCGTTCTCACAACTATCAATTCGGGAGCTTCATCACTTCATCTGAGTTCAACTCGGGTGCAGTAGAAGTGGCGGAGGGAGAGTTATCCCACCCGATTAAGCTTATCGACCGTGACCGACTGACCGAAATAATGCTGAACCATGAACTGGGTGTAGTTCACATCGGTGATGAGTACGAAATCGATGAAGATTTCTGGGACTTGTTCGGTACTTCAACTGGCGACAATCTCGTAAAATCGGATGCGGTTCCACAGGCAGATTCCTTTGATGTCATCGAACTCGTGATGCAAGGACTTGATGAGGGGTATCGGTTCAAATATGAACTTTTGGAATACATGAAGGCTAAGACAGGAAAGGACTGGACACCGCGACAAGCAGATTACTATCCACAGGCGGCATGGGCGCTTGGGTATGTTCACAAGAATACAGAGGGAGAGTATGATGGTCGTCAGATGCGGCAGTGGAGCTTAACTCGAGACGGCGAGGAATACCTGACGTACTTGCGGGATGGTGACGAAGATATTGCCAGAGAAAGTCTGCTGAAACATATCCAGAAAGCAGATATCATTCAGAGCGTGTTGGAACGTCTACGTGAAGAGAGTCCGCTCTCACACGACGAACTTGGTGAGATAATCGAAAAAGAGAGTGAACTGAACGACACGACCGCTAATCGCCGACGTGGTACTGTTGGTAAATGGCTCAATGTGCTCCCCGAAGTTCGGCAATCTCGTGACGGTCAAACATACAAATACGAATATCTTGCGAAAAACATGAGCGACTACTGA
- the glpK gene encoding glycerol kinase GlpK: protein MTDTYVGAIDQGTTGTRFMLFDHDGRVVASAYEKHEQNYPEPGWVEHDPLEIWENTQDVVTSALSDADCSADQLEAIGITNQRETTLLWDKDSGRPVHNAIVWQDRRTTDRVEQIEDEGKVEMVRSKTGLEPDAYFSATKAEWLLDNADPIKLQRARPQDIRERAEEGEILFGTIDSWLIYNLTGEHITDVTNASRTMLFDIHEMDWDAELCEEFGVPVEMLPEVRPSSDDDTYGSTDAEGFLGADVPVAGAFGDQQAALFGQTCFDEGDAKNTYGTGSFFLLNTGEEAVESEHGLLTTVGFQRSGQPVQYALEGSIFVTGAAIEWLVDVGFIDDAAETESMARSVDSTDGVYMVPAFTGLGAPHWNQRARGIVVGMTRGTRKEHLVRATLESVAYQTRDVAEAMEADSGIEVESLKVDGGAVKNNFLCQLQADILGADIVRPVVDETTALGSAYAAGLAVGYWDSVDDLRDNWQVDREFESSMASEEADRKHERWVDAVERSLDWAQEGGG from the coding sequence ATGACGGACACATACGTCGGCGCGATAGACCAAGGAACGACCGGCACGCGGTTCATGCTGTTCGACCACGACGGTCGGGTCGTCGCCAGCGCCTACGAGAAACACGAACAGAACTATCCGGAACCGGGCTGGGTCGAACACGACCCGCTCGAAATCTGGGAGAACACACAGGACGTCGTCACGAGCGCGCTTTCGGACGCCGATTGCTCCGCTGACCAGTTAGAAGCAATCGGCATCACCAACCAGCGCGAGACGACGCTGTTGTGGGACAAAGATTCCGGCAGACCAGTCCACAACGCCATCGTCTGGCAGGACAGGCGAACCACAGACCGAGTGGAGCAAATCGAGGACGAAGGCAAAGTCGAGATGGTTCGGTCGAAAACCGGCCTCGAACCGGACGCCTACTTCTCGGCGACGAAAGCCGAATGGTTGCTCGACAACGCCGACCCGATAAAACTCCAGCGCGCGCGACCGCAGGACATCCGTGAACGGGCGGAAGAAGGTGAAATCCTGTTCGGCACCATTGACTCGTGGCTCATCTACAATTTGACAGGAGAGCACATCACGGACGTGACGAACGCCTCGCGCACGATGCTGTTCGACATTCACGAGATGGACTGGGATGCCGAACTCTGCGAGGAGTTCGGCGTTCCGGTAGAAATGCTTCCGGAGGTTCGGCCATCGAGTGACGACGATACGTATGGTTCGACAGACGCCGAAGGATTCCTCGGTGCGGACGTTCCGGTTGCGGGTGCCTTCGGCGACCAGCAGGCCGCCCTGTTCGGGCAGACCTGCTTCGACGAAGGGGATGCGAAAAACACCTACGGGACGGGAAGTTTCTTCCTGCTCAATACGGGCGAGGAAGCGGTCGAGAGCGAACACGGCCTGCTCACGACCGTTGGCTTCCAGCGTTCCGGACAACCGGTACAGTACGCGCTGGAAGGCTCGATTTTTGTCACGGGCGCGGCTATCGAGTGGTTGGTCGATGTCGGATTCATCGACGACGCGGCGGAAACCGAGTCGATGGCCAGAAGCGTCGATTCGACGGATGGGGTGTACATGGTTCCTGCATTCACGGGATTGGGCGCGCCACATTGGAACCAACGCGCTCGCGGCATCGTCGTGGGGATGACCCGTGGAACCAGAAAAGAGCATCTCGTCCGGGCGACGCTCGAAAGCGTCGCGTATCAAACCCGAGACGTGGCGGAGGCGATGGAAGCCGATAGCGGCATCGAAGTCGAGTCGCTGAAAGTCGATGGCGGCGCGGTGAAGAACAACTTCCTCTGTCAACTCCAAGCCGACATTTTGGGGGCGGACATCGTCCGCCCGGTCGTAGACGAGACGACCGCGCTCGGGTCGGCCTACGCCGCCGGACTCGCGGTCGGCTATTGGGATTCGGTGGACGACCTCCGGGACAACTGGCAGGTTGACCGCGAGTTCGAATCGTCGATGGCGAGCGAGGAAGCGGACAGGAAACACGAGCGCTGGGTCGATGCCGTGGAGCGTTCTCTCGACTGGGCGCAGGAAGGAGGTGGGTGA
- the dhaK gene encoding dihydroxyacetone kinase subunit DhaK, producing the protein MKKLINDPSAVVDEMLDGMLSAHPDELRRLPDTNVLVRKDAPVSDKVAVVSGGGSGHEPTHAGYLGPGMLDGAAAGEVFTSPTADEISEMIQACDSGKGVLNVVKNYEGDVMNFETAGELAEMESDVEVAEVVVNDDVAVEDSLYTSGRRGVCGTILVHKVAGAMADSGEDLDEVQRVAEKVIDNVATMGTALTSCITPEKGEPTFDLAEDEIELGIGIHGEPGVERVEMMSADEITERLTEQVLDDLSPDSGAEVLTIVNGMGGTLLSELYIVNRKLQSMMDERDLTTWDAWVGDYMTSLDMQGCSVTVLVLDDELKALLSHPAETPALTVS; encoded by the coding sequence ATGAAAAAGCTCATCAACGACCCATCCGCCGTGGTTGACGAGATGCTTGACGGAATGCTTTCCGCGCACCCGGACGAACTCCGGCGACTGCCGGACACGAACGTTCTCGTCCGAAAAGACGCTCCCGTTTCGGACAAAGTCGCGGTCGTCAGCGGTGGCGGAAGTGGCCACGAACCGACCCACGCCGGATACCTTGGGCCGGGAATGCTGGACGGGGCGGCGGCAGGCGAGGTGTTCACCTCGCCGACCGCCGACGAAATCAGCGAGATGATTCAAGCCTGCGATTCCGGAAAAGGGGTCTTGAACGTCGTCAAAAACTACGAGGGCGACGTGATGAACTTCGAAACCGCGGGCGAATTGGCCGAGATGGAATCCGACGTGGAGGTCGCCGAAGTCGTCGTCAACGACGACGTGGCGGTCGAGGACTCGCTCTACACCTCGGGACGACGCGGCGTCTGCGGCACGATTTTGGTTCACAAAGTCGCGGGCGCGATGGCCGACAGCGGCGAAGATTTGGACGAGGTACAGCGCGTCGCGGAGAAAGTAATCGACAACGTGGCGACGATGGGAACCGCCCTGACTTCCTGTATCACGCCCGAAAAAGGTGAACCGACCTTCGACCTCGCGGAGGACGAAATCGAACTCGGCATCGGCATCCACGGTGAACCCGGCGTCGAACGCGTCGAAATGATGTCGGCGGACGAGATTACGGAACGACTGACTGAACAGGTGTTGGACGACCTCTCGCCCGACTCCGGCGCGGAAGTCCTCACCATCGTCAACGGAATGGGCGGCACGCTGCTTTCCGAACTGTACATCGTGAACCGCAAACTCCAGTCGATGATGGACGAGCGCGATTTGACGACGTGGGACGCGTGGGTCGGCGACTACATGACCTCGCTCGACATGCAGGGCTGTTCGGTGACGGTGTTGGTGCTGGACGACGAACTGAAGGCGTTGTTGTCGCATCCGGCCGAAACGCCAGCGTTGACGGTGTCGTAG